The sequence AATATCCCTGAACTCACTGATGTGGGACCCCAATACACCCCACACGCCCAAGACTGGACAAGCAACGATAAAATGTTTCAAGTACTGTAACTCTCAACTAcagacaaaaaaagaaataaggaagATGCCAAAACAGCTAATGTTGAATCTGAATGAATCAGATATCCTCTCGAAAAGGTAATAGGTAAGTTCTCCTGTATAGGATACTTATTGTTAAAGATACTGGTAGGTCGAAAAGGTGCAAGCCAATGCAACAGAATGATCTCTTCCAAGCAAGGCCAAATTCTTTTTCTTACTTTTCCTGTAGTTACGCTAATGTACTAACTCCATGTCAATCACCCTACTTGAAAGATATCGGCATCTAAATAGCATAGAACCTAAAAGGAACTAGATGATAAAAGGCATTAACAACAATAGTAAGTTAGTAACATCAAAAATGTAATTCCATAACTAAATGGTTAGAGAACTGGAACTGAATCAGAATCAACAATGGTGCATCTCGCATTCTACAAAAAAACGCGAGCCCCATTCAACCAGCCCTACCACCTCACAAGGAACAAAATTTACACGCAATCAAGCAAAATTTCTTGAGCGTGCCATGTGATTTCGCTGTTAGACTCAGCCAGCCCTAACACCTCAAAAGGAACAAATATTAATTTGACAAATAACCTCGTATCTATGCTACAAATACAGATTATTTAGCCCTCTGCTCAATGAAATGGACTGCATCCAATGATTGAGAgagctcaaaaacaaccaaagaaatcaataagaaaaaAAGGGAATATGCTAGTTAGTAACATCATCGAACACCATTAATTGTTAACACAAGTCTAACATCAACAAAGTGGATTAAAAATGAATATTCTGATTCACAAAACCACCTGCTTAAATTTCAAATACATTTGAAGCTTAAACATTAACAACTAGACAATATCAATCAAGCAACTACGCATGCTTTAACTATGCTTTGCAAAGCTCAAAACGACATTGAAATTCATTTGCGGAAAAGAATGGTTAAAAACTATATAAAGGTAAAACAAACCTTTCAGTTCCCCATTCTTCCCCATCTGGTCAAGTTTCTCCACATATTTAACAATTCTATTTTGCTCGGCGGCACTAAAGACACCCTTATGTAGCTCCAATCCATCAAGTATATTGACGATTTTCCCGTTTACCCTCTCCAAACATATGAAATCCTTCTTCCTCTTCACATTACAGAATCTAATATACTCTCGTTGCTCCCTTGACAATTCTGTTTTTTGCTTACTCTCCGGATTAGTAATTTCCTCTTCAGACACACCATTAACCTGACCACTCAAGACAATTGACTCACTCACTTCCTCAGCTTGAAGTTCATCCTCCTGAGCCATATCTGCCCATGACATCTTCATTTTGGGGGTAGTCACAGGTAAGGATGAGCTAAATGCTTCACTTGTAGATGCCTCTCCAGCAGATTGAGATAGGGAATCTGCACCATCTACACAGCTGTCAGATGAATGTCTGTCCACATAAAGCTCCTCAAAGGGCTCCCCACCAAACCCATCTTTCCAACTCCCCAATGAATTTGTATCTGTATTATCATTCAAGTCACCACAATCATTCCAACTTCCAAGTGAATTGTTGTCACAATTCTCTTGACTCCCATTGCAGCCATCCGAATCACAACGTTCCGGAGTCAAGACACTCGTATTCTTTGGTTGCTTCAAGCGTTCTGCATTGCCACTAACGTCTGCAATCATACCAACAAACTCTAGTCagaaaactacaaaaatcaaCAACTTTACACCTTCATTAATTAAAGTACAACCCAAAACATAAGCAGACACAACAGAAATCTATTCTTTTGTCCCATTATTAACTACcaaaaaactttaattttcacATGTTATCCACATCAATCTTCATAACGACAGTAATTATACAAACCAACAAACACTTAAATCAGACAATTACTATGGAAACTCTGTGTCTATTCCACTCTGTTTAGATTCTTCATGACTAAGTAATTACCCAACATACAAACAAAACACCAGGTGATTTCTTCCCAATGTTCTATCCGTAGTGGACAGAGTTGCTAGTGAGAGGCGGCAGGTACCCCATGGAATTAGTGGAGGTGCGCACAAACGGTCTCAGCACCATGgtcatttaaaaagaaaaagtaattactCAACAAACATCCTTATTACAGAATTTcgacaaaatcaaataaataaataaacaaagcaCAGACACCACAGTTAtcccccgccccccccccccccaaaaaaaaaaaaaaaagttaaatcccCAACAAACATTTTTATTACAGAATTTcaaccaaaaatcaaaataaataaacaaaaacttTGAGTAACACGCTCCCTGTACAGAAAAACCTCatccaataaaaaaaaacaaagccATGAAGTTTATGCAAACTGAGAGTATCAATCAATATATAAACTACACAATTCATGAATAGCAAACACATGCATTTTAATACATACTATAATTGAGGGATCGGATGCGATCGGAGAGGGTACGGGTGCAGGAGCGGCAAAGGTCACGGGAGAGAAAAGGGAGCCAATTGGACAGAAACTCCGACGCAATTCTGAGCTCATCGGAGCTGTAATTGAGAAGGAACGGATCGTCCTTCTGAGTTCGACGGTGGTCGGACATGGCGGACGAGTCAACTCCGCGAATTGGATTTTGCGATGTGGATTGTGAAGTTTGGTTTGAGAATATTTGTGGGGGGAATATGTTATTTCCAGGAAATTGGAGGGGGATTTTGTAAATTCGTATTGGTAAAGGGTTAGGCGGTTGAGGTTTCCAAATCCTACACTGACTACGAGTAGTAATTAcattttcaaaaatatgaatttaacttaagtacttttaatttttgtaagtTGGAAACTGGAAAGAGCAGGCACCTGTAAAAAGGAAAATTCTAGAAACTGgtagaatttttgaaaggggaAAAAGAAGTGGAAGAACATGGAAAGTAGACTTCTTTTCACTTCCAGAACTTCGACCGCGTTTCCACTATCATAAAATATCTCAtcaaattgataaataatttttaaaagtattgagcgctcaatattataaaaaaatatatataatttaatttattattagtcCTTAaattttatgactttcaaattttcaagaaaataagaattagtaagaaaaagtttcatATATCAAAAGGTTAagacacatttttttttaatttaatacaattcgaatatatgtatttaagaatttaatttttttcttagtttgatgaaaaagtaaacttatattcggataattcttcttcaattctgtatctttttttattattttatcttttcatagttcatatttatctttttcttttcgaaattttcaagaaaataagaattagtaagaaaaagtttcatATATCAAAAGGTTAAgacacattttttttaatttaatacaattcgaatatatgtatttaaaaatttaatttttttcttagtttgatgaaaaagtaaacttatattcagataattcttcttcaattttgtatctttttttattattttatcttttcatagttcatatttatctttttctttccgAACTTTTCATCatcatttaaataattttctattgCTAATTTTGTCTCTATCCTctattatagtatttatttttattttccttcctcTATATATTCTATTTTTACTCTAAAAGTAAGCTTATgaatctttgttttttatttctaactttCTAAAATCTCCAAAATTATTGTTGcttcaatatttaaattattttacaaataagaAAATGCATCTCAaataagagagagagaaacaaataattagaaaaagtaaaagaaaatatcttacattttatacaatttttaataattttttatataaaaatatttaatattattttagttgtgccTTTAGATCTCATGACATGATAATGGTAGATTATAATTGTAGATCTCATGACATTATGATGATAGATTATAATTGTTTCATGATCTGAACTGCAATCAAGATTTACGTGAAGATATTGTAGATATTCTTATAAAtgtattccattttaatttattaaaatgaatatGATTAACCcacatatttatattattactatCAAATTCATTTTTgctattaaaattaaagaaataagcAGATCgttaaagaaaagataaattatttttcgcatcataaaaaacatataaagaataatatattttattaattaataaatatttcttttaagtCATTAatagtattgtttaaagttggttGGTAATTAGCACCAACAAAATTACAATAGCTATTacttaaatgaaaataaaatttacaataattaaaaaatcatgaaagttcatattatGGGAGTTATTTATGGAGAACAGACCCATGAACACTCATACACATACACACCTATTTTTTTACGTTAACCATAAGAAAATAGAcggaaaaagaaatacaaaattaatgTACAATTTTTTAAGCTCTTGTTGATAGCCTCTTTGACAAACGATTAACCTTCAAAAGCCTATAAactttacaataataaaaaaatcatgaaagttcatattataGAAATTACATATAGAGAACATACTCATGAACACTTACACACACATACCTATTGTTTTTATATTAACCATAAGAAAATAGaccaaaaaagaaagacaaaattaGTGTACAATTTTTTAAGCTTTTGTTTTCAATGGCCTCTTTGACAAACGATCAACCTTCAAAAGCctataaaatttacaataataaaaaaatcatgaaagttcatattataAAAGTTACATATAGAGAACATACCCATGAACATTGACACACACACAacccctattttttttttttacgttaaTCATAAGAAAATACgcgaaaaaaaaatacaaaattagtgTACAATTTTTAAGCTCTTGTTCGATAGCCTCTTTGACAAGCGATCAACCTTCAAAAACCTTCCTCATAAGCTTGAAtttatactataaataataatatatagaatattatttcaaatataaaacaaaaatgatattcTTGAGTATTGGTCTcgtgaaataaaatattatgactTTATATAGATAAAAATAGAGAACAGCATAAGttatcttaaattttataattaaataattagaggttatgaatatgaaaacttaaaagtcatgaagttaatgataaaattaagagtgaaaatttaattttattattatatatagatacaaATTTTACTTAATACAAATCAATCACATTAATTATAAAGGAAGATAAAAACaattaacaaaatatttagagtttgaaatttttttttaaaaacagagaaaaaaTAAATGGTCTTCTTGAAAATTAACtaattgagggttatgaatatgaaaaaatTGAGAGTTATGGACattactaatatttaagagtaGAATTTATGTAATTGAATGTATAAATTAAggacatgattttataaaataaattaattgaaaaaaatgtcaaaaaaaaaagaaaaaaaaaatgggagTGGAGGTTTCTAAGACAGGCCAAATAGGATTGTCTaagagtaaatatatatatatatatatatatatatatatatatatatatatatatctatatttatttatctcgatttattttatccttaacatttaatataatttgttatttattataattatcaaagcattaatttaattatattcaaaaaataataacataaaattatCCTTATCATTTATTGCTTCTTAATTTTTATGCCAATagaaaaatgataagtaaaaatgaacgaATGAAATATTTCCATCCAATAATACTTCTCcaccatattaaaaataaatatttaataatatttatccaGTTTAAAAAAACTAATTGTAATTTTACCCTATTTGTCCATCCTATCTTTGGTAGTAAATAAGTATTcgttatttgatatattttttcaaaataataaattaattaaaaataattaaatctattatttatttaatttgtgtGTCAAATTAATAATAGACGTTTTGAATGTTTACCAACAACACCACCCatcacctcttttttttttcctctttccactttaattttttttctaaagatgacttatttttagaaattatttttcaaaaaatattttgaaattaaaaacaatttttaggaaaaaataattgattagATTGACAAGATATTAATGGAACTTGGAAGCAATGAGGAATTCATTTTTACTCATTTGGAGGGAAAAGATTATTCATTTggaggaaaaataaataatagcaAGATactagtgaaaaaaaataaaattagttattaaattttttatttatttttaaatcataccaaacataTGTATGGTGAATCCTAGTTCTTGAAATTGTATTGACGTTGTCTATATTTTGTCTCCTAGCTTTCACCGATAAATCACATCaagcattttaaaaaattaaaaatttatactcAGAACATTTCATTGGATCCGACAAGATATGATTTTGGATAATTCAATGTTCCTTATAATTTTTGGCTTTTgtggaactttttttttttttatcacttttatattatattatattaattatacatatatagaaaagttaatacataaaaataaccctaaacttgacaccaaattataactttgacctcaaactttgatagtgcacaaatagaacctttaactattcaataTCTGAACAAATATAACCTccaattttgcaaccccatgcgtgagtctcactcgcgcctacgtgaaAAGGTAATCTAATCACATggtgccacatcgttaaaagggctgacttggacagaggtcatatttgtgcagttttgaatagttaaaggtcatatttgtgcactgtcaaaactttactttttgtgtTACAACGacgttgttgttttttttattattattattgttattattattattattattataataatttttttatatattttttcaatagcagaaactaacttttttattttttttataataattattattttatttatttttatagcagCAACActtagcttttttttaattaaaaaaacaatcACTAGTAGGGATtgaacccgcacagtaggctgaagcAAGCgtccaagaagagcaaataacaccactggattatctaagtgccttgtttcatgtggtcaACATTAATATAcctacataaatatacattttctatcttatatatatacaacgtaattttttaccgagggggttcaggtgaaccccatggcaaccacataggtccgcccctcgtttatttaataacgttttaataacgttaatttaataacattttaattacgttaatttaataacgttaatttaatatactactactactatccttaataacattaatttaataattttttattaaaactataatttttttattattaatattgtttcatctttaatttaatatttaaataaataatatttagatatattatataacttaaattcgttctctgctttataatatatatacatacccgctcgattttttcgtatgaggctgacccacctaattaataaatcttcaatattgctctttttcctcAATGACAAAacaaattagatgtcatttttatttttgagccgaaaataataaaaaaataatagtgaagagtcatttaaaggtcatatttgtggagttttgaatagttaaaggttacatttgtgcactgtcaaagtttaaggtcatatttatgtattatgcccttagattttaagctagacgcgcccagttttgcgtgttgaacacgcattttgccacgtaggattggaggtcatatttgtgcagttttgaatagttaaaggtcatatatgtgcactgtcaaagtttaagatcaaagttataatttagtgtcaagtttaggattatttttatgtattaactctataTAGAAACATGAAGAAGCAGACACCTCTTCGTCCACGTGTTTACTtccttcgtgattttactatatcactcataattaattattatacatcatttattattaaaaaattaattatatttaataaaaaataaaataaatatttatgacatgtctgttttagCTGTTTCAATCATAGTttcactatatcacccctaagtaattattataagtcatctaaatattaaaaaataataatatttaattaaaaaataaaatagatacagAATGATAAATTAACACGTAATGGTTTAAATTAACTTTAACaacttatatgaggtccacttaaattttttcacaaataatttttataacaattttgttataccacttctaattagttattatgagtcatttaagacatgtctgctttacTACTTCGattgtaatattgactcttacGTATTAAGAAAGTTAATcatgtttaattaaaaaaaatagacatttataacatggttgtttcagttgcttcaatgatgattttactatatcacctctaattaattattataagtaatctaagtattaaaaaattaataatatttaataaaaagggtaaaataaatataaaatgataagttaattcTTGATactttaaattaacttgacatattATATGATGCTCAATTAAAACGTATCTACttcctccgtgattttactatatcatccttaattaattattatacgtcatttatgtattaaaaaattaattatatttaatcaaaaataaaataaacatttatgacatgtctgctttagctgtttcaaccgtaattttactatatcacccataaataattattataagtcatctaattattaaaaaaatatttaattaaaaataaaatagatacaaaatgataaattaacacGTAAtggtttaaattaacttgacaacttatatgaggtccacttaaattttttcacaagtaattttataacaattttttataccacttctaattagttattatgagttatttaagaTATGTCTGCTTTGCTACTTAAATCGTAATATTCGATTGAAtcttacgtattagaaaattaatcatgtttaactaaaaagaaatagacatttatgacatgtctgcttcagctgcttcaaggATAATTTACTATatcgctcctaattaattattataagtaatctAAGTATTAaagtattaataatatttaataaaaaagtaaaataaatataaaatgataagttaactcttaATACTTTAATTAACTTGACATATTATATGATGCtcaattaaattttttcacaagtctTAGAgcaattttactatgtcacttctaattagttattatgagtcatttaagacatgtttgctttgctacttcaatcgtgatatttggttgactctcaaaattatatcaatatcacttaaattggaatagaagaaaaaatattataaatcacaataattaaaaatttaaagtattttttaaatataattgaaatgccacaaaagtttagacaagaagagtattataaattacaatacttAACagcttaaattaataaattacaatgtcaaaaagatattataaattatcataattaacaacttaaaatattttaaaatataattaattatttaacttttatttatgtcacataaattgagattaaaaaataatatgtattggGCCCGTGCTAGCACGGGCCTTCGATATCTAATATTTAATATAAGTATGAAAATTGAGTAAAGATAAAAACGAAATTAAGTATATCTatcattacaacaacaacatacccagtgtattcctacctagTGGGATTTGGGAAAAGttgagtgtacgcagaccataccactacctcaggtgaagtagagaggttgttttcgattgGCCTGAatcaaaaaacccaaatactCCATCTTCTGAATATGGAAGTGATATCTATCATTGTAATCAATATATAAGCGATATCTATCATTGTAATCAATATAAAGTCTCTTAAAAGATATTACAATTTGCAActatctaatatattttttatgcatattcatttttgtaaaattttaaaaattatccaaTAAGGaaagttatttaaaaattatccaaTAAGGAAAGTTAGAAGGGATAGAAGAGGCATCCTTGGAAGCAAATCATTTTGCTCTTCCTCATCGACTTCGATCTTTCCTTGAACCAACTAATATAGTTTTAGATTTTTAGCTTCTACATGGATGACATTTAATTAAGactcaattaatttttctatAGTGAAAGTTTATGAAGTGttacccaaattaaaaaaatctttctcattttatttaCTAATACTTAATTGAAAAGAAACTACGAGGGAGGGAGAGGGAAAACGAAGTTCTATTAATTATTTCATTGCTAGTGGTGATAAGCCCGTGCTGCtaagataaatttttttatgaaagtaGTGAAATAAATCGTCGAAGTtaagtataaatataattatatatagtaTGAGTGTATTTAGGAATTTAATTACAGTTTATATCCTTCCAATACTTTTACTccataaagtttagatctttcattaagtgataaataaatatatttatgcatgAAGTGGCGTAAAAAATTAgatagttttaaataatttaagttttaaattattttgatttataatattttttcttgtattttaatttaagtgacactgatataatttcaagagttaaGCAAATATCATGATTGAAGTAGCAAAGCAGACATGtctaaatgactcataataactaattagaaatgatataagaTGTCaggttaatttaaaacatcaagagttattgtctattttactttttttttttattgaatgttattaatttttttatacttagatgacttataataattaattaaattgatatggtaaaattacagttgaagcaacTAAAGCAGACAAGTCATAAATGtctatcttacttttttttttaattaaatattattaatttttaataagtcaatgacatataataattaataagggtgatatagtaaaaattACGGAGCAAGCAGTGGTCGGCAAGCATATCGATCaccgaaataaaaaaatagttaaaaaaattagattttaattttcttgtttaCGTAGTTTATGCTTCATTTATTTGTACTCAATAAAAATTGAAAGTTTGATCATTCACATCTTACTTTGTAACTAtgtatttagtttttttatttgaattcaagatTTCATTAAGGGTACCACTTTCATACTCCCtttgatacaagatcgacaaggaagacaccaacacacaccaaaacagtccatgatttgaagaaccgaggaccccttttggTAACCCCTCTCAGATTCACTACATAATAGCAATATAAGCACGATAACGACAAGAttctaaggtgttcaacacctataatcagcgagccacaaactaagattacaagacaataacaagaacaaaaatgacacaacaaggtctcgggtttggacacccaaaactgagaatgaacacaacaacaataataagatagaatgatagataacttgacacacaatgcacaaacactatgaaccaaagtgtatattgaacagtaagacccaagaattcatacaaataacatcaagttcttacggtgacctcaagggaacggaatccccaagcaaccaacgtttcaaaacaagcaaccaacacaagtgattccacttgtcacaagtgatatccacacttatacaaacactctcaaagagctctcaaaatatcatctaagttatgacaaaatgacctaatatgttctatttatagctcaggttacaacttattacaaaatgactaaaatgcccttaatgagccaacACTCCAAAGTTTGTTCCATTAGTTGACCAACCACCCGAGCACGAGTTCTTTACGTATTGATCCACAATCACGATCGCACtcgtatcatccttcccttcttgtaaagagattcgacctcaaatccgaACCTTCAAAATAATAGAGGAGACAAAAGAACATATATTCCTCATGATATGTGGGTTAAAGTTAGcataatcaacaaaaaatatcaaaCCACGAGTGTACATTCTACATATACCGTGGGAACTTAGGGAATAAGATACCCTTCTAAGCACCAAAAGAAATACTTGTCTATCCACCTAAGCGTGACAAGAaacaagacaaaaagaaaagtgtACTTCCTCGGAGCAAGGACCATAGTGTACTCTCAGCTTCTTCATTATCAAGAGGTCAAAGTGGAATCAAAACATCACCTTCTTCGAGCCAAGCATCATCATGAGGTGTTCTCCTCATCAATCCGCAAGGCACATTAACTTTCCCTTCTTCTACCACCCTCTCGGGTTCACCATTATCTCCATCATCCTCTTAAAGGGTTTCTTCACTAACAtcatttttggtcactttatccCCAACACAATAAGGATCACCCTCCACTAGTACAATGTTCCTTTGGTTTGGGCACTTGCTAGCTTTGtgaccccaaccttgacatttaaaataAACAATACCCTTAGGATTAGGAGTGGAAGAATTAGTACCTTCAAGTTGTGGATACCTTTGGATTATTTTATCAAATGACTTCTTCTTTAAAGGCTTGTAGGACTTGTCCCACCCGAAGGTCTTCTTAACATGATTGTTCCTTTCAACTTCAATGGCCGCTT comes from Capsicum annuum cultivar UCD-10X-F1 chromosome 2, UCD10Xv1.1, whole genome shotgun sequence and encodes:
- the LOC107859886 gene encoding RNA demethylase ALKBH9B encodes the protein MSDHRRTQKDDPFLLNYSSDELRIASEFLSNWLPFLSRDLCRSCTRTLSDRIRSLNYNVSGNAERLKQPKNTSVLTPERCDSDGCNGSQENCDNNSLGSWNDCGDLNDNTDTNSLGSWKDGFGGEPFEELYVDRHSSDSCVDGADSLSQSAGEASTSEAFSSSLPVTTPKMKMSWADMAQEDELQAEEVSESIVLSGQVNGVSEEEITNPESKQKTELSREQREYIRFCNVKRKKDFICLERVNGKIVNILDGLELHKGVFSAAEQNRIVKYVEKLDQMGKNGELKERTYTAPAKWMRGKGRVTIQFGCCYNYAPDKSGNPPGILKSGAVDPLPDLLKVMIRRLVKWHVMPSSCVPDSCIVNIYEGGDCIPPHIDNHDFVRPFCTVSFLSECNIVFGSNLKIVGPGEFAGAIAIPLPVGSVLVLNGNGADVAKHCVPAVPTKRVSITFRRMDESKRPTGYVPMPDLQGLQPLSYEADTQKKSSSSRPVFSARKQPVRQEESMERVNMPMRRHSEPRYTGRYRRGAANRQ